The Numida meleagris isolate 19003 breed g44 Domestic line chromosome 7, NumMel1.0, whole genome shotgun sequence genome contains a region encoding:
- the SERBP1 gene encoding plasminogen activator inhibitor 1 RNA-binding protein isoform X2, which yields MCPAPEEKRVSSRPAILCGSEQGAGGPGSIGAGSRRRGPIMPGHLQEGFGCVVTNRFDQLFDDESDPFEVLRAAESRRKESGGGGGAQGGGGARGGPAGAQSNSSGGAGGGGPGQAGSGGGAGSAAKQLRRESQKERKNPLPPFAASAGGERREEGGGQPGAPLRKEGIRRIGRRPDQQQQQQGEGKPIDRRPERRPPRERRFDKPADEKGEGGEFSVDKPILDRPMRGRGGLGRGRGRGRGMGRGDGFDSRGKREFDRHSGSDRSGLKHEDKRGGSGSHNWGTVKDELTELDQSAVTEETPEGEEHPPADSENKENEVEEVKEEGPKEMTLDEWKAIQSKDRAKVEFNIRKPNEGADGQWKKGFVLHKSKSEETKAMTEMQGSLLESNEAHAEDSVMDHHFRKPANDITSQLEINFGDLGRPGRGGRGGRGGRGRGGRASRGGRTDKLVKEFDVIHTPNQSSASAPDVDDPEAFPALS from the exons ATGTGCCCGGCGCCGGAAGAGAAGCGGGTCTCTTCGCGGCCGGCCATCTTGTGCGGCAGCGAGCAGGGCGCGGGGGGGCCCGGCAGCATCGGAGCAGGATCCCGCCGACGGGGGCCCATCATGCCCGGACACCTGCAGGAGGGCTTCGGCTGCGTCGTCACCAACCGCTTCGACCAGCTTTTTGATGACGAGTCCGACCCCTTCGAGGTGCTGCGGGCGGCCGAGAGTCGGCGGAAAgagagcggcggcggcggcggggcccaggggggcggcggggcccgaGGAGGCCCGGCGGGAGCGCAGAGCAACTCCTCGGGCGGCGCCGGAGGAGGAGGCCCGGGCCAGGCGGGCTCGGGCGGCGGAGCGGGCAGCGCGGCCAAGCAGCTGCGCAGGGAGTCCCAGAAGGAACGCAAGAACCCGCTGCCGCCCTTCGCCGCCTCCGCCGGGGGAGAGCGCCGGGAGGAGGGCGGCGGGCAGCCCGGAGCGCCGCTGCGGAAGGAGG GGATAAGGCGCATTGGCAGGAGGCCtgatcagcagcagcagcagcagggtgaaGGCAAGCCCATTGACAGGAGACCCGAGAGACGACCTCCTCGTGAGCGCCGATTTGATAAACCCGCCGATGAGAAGGGCGAAGGAGGAGAATTCTCTGTCGATAA ACCCATCCTGGACCGACCGATGCGTGGACGTGGTGGACTTGGAAGAGGACGTGGCCGTGGCCGTGGGATGGGCAGAGGAGATGGGTTTGACTCTCGTGGCAAACGTGAATTTGACAGACATAGTGGCAGCGATAGATC CGGCCTAAAGCACGAGGACAAGCGAGGTGGCAGTGGATCACACAACTGGGGAACCGTCAAAGACGAACTCAC TGAATTGGATCAGTCTGCTGTAACTGAGGAAACGCCAGAGGGAGAGGAACATCCGCCTGCTGATTCTGAAAACAA GGAAAATGAGGTTGAAGAAGTTAAGGAGGAAGGTCCTAAGGAAATGACCCTGGACGAATGGAAAGCTATTCAAAGTAAGGATCGTGCAAAGGTTGAGTTCAACATCCGTAAACCAAATGAGGGTGCTGATGGGCAATGGAAAAAAGGATTTGTTCTTCACAAGTCAAAGAGCGAGGAG ACAAAGGCGATGACAGAAATGCAGGGGAGTCTGCTGGAGTCAAATGAG GCTCACGCTGAGGACTCTGTAATGGATCATCACTTCCGTAAGCCCGCCAACGACATCACATCCCAGCTGGAGATCAACTTTGGAGACCTCGGCCGCCCCGGACGCGGTGGCCGAGGGGGCCGGGGTGGCCGAGGGCGTGGTGGCAGGGCCAGCCGTGGGGGCAGGACTGACAAG TTGGTTAAGGAGTTTGACGTGATCCACACGCCCAACCAG tcaAGTGCTTCTGCTCCTGATGTAGATGACCCAGAGGCTTTCCCAGCTCTGTCCTAA
- the SERBP1 gene encoding plasminogen activator inhibitor 1 RNA-binding protein isoform X1: MCPAPEEKRVSSRPAILCGSEQGAGGPGSIGAGSRRRGPIMPGHLQEGFGCVVTNRFDQLFDDESDPFEVLRAAESRRKESGGGGGAQGGGGARGGPAGAQSNSSGGAGGGGPGQAGSGGGAGSAAKQLRRESQKERKNPLPPFAASAGGERREEGGGQPGAPLRKEGIRRIGRRPDQQQQQQGEGKPIDRRPERRPPRERRFDKPADEKGEGGEFSVDKPILDRPMRGRGGLGRGRGRGRGMGRGDGFDSRGKREFDRHSGSDRSSVSHSHFSGLKHEDKRGGSGSHNWGTVKDELTELDQSAVTEETPEGEEHPPADSENKENEVEEVKEEGPKEMTLDEWKAIQSKDRAKVEFNIRKPNEGADGQWKKGFVLHKSKSEETKAMTEMQGSLLESNEAHAEDSVMDHHFRKPANDITSQLEINFGDLGRPGRGGRGGRGGRGRGGRASRGGRTDKLVKEFDVIHTPNQSSASAPDVDDPEAFPALS, translated from the exons ATGTGCCCGGCGCCGGAAGAGAAGCGGGTCTCTTCGCGGCCGGCCATCTTGTGCGGCAGCGAGCAGGGCGCGGGGGGGCCCGGCAGCATCGGAGCAGGATCCCGCCGACGGGGGCCCATCATGCCCGGACACCTGCAGGAGGGCTTCGGCTGCGTCGTCACCAACCGCTTCGACCAGCTTTTTGATGACGAGTCCGACCCCTTCGAGGTGCTGCGGGCGGCCGAGAGTCGGCGGAAAgagagcggcggcggcggcggggcccaggggggcggcggggcccgaGGAGGCCCGGCGGGAGCGCAGAGCAACTCCTCGGGCGGCGCCGGAGGAGGAGGCCCGGGCCAGGCGGGCTCGGGCGGCGGAGCGGGCAGCGCGGCCAAGCAGCTGCGCAGGGAGTCCCAGAAGGAACGCAAGAACCCGCTGCCGCCCTTCGCCGCCTCCGCCGGGGGAGAGCGCCGGGAGGAGGGCGGCGGGCAGCCCGGAGCGCCGCTGCGGAAGGAGG GGATAAGGCGCATTGGCAGGAGGCCtgatcagcagcagcagcagcagggtgaaGGCAAGCCCATTGACAGGAGACCCGAGAGACGACCTCCTCGTGAGCGCCGATTTGATAAACCCGCCGATGAGAAGGGCGAAGGAGGAGAATTCTCTGTCGATAA ACCCATCCTGGACCGACCGATGCGTGGACGTGGTGGACTTGGAAGAGGACGTGGCCGTGGCCGTGGGATGGGCAGAGGAGATGGGTTTGACTCTCGTGGCAAACGTGAATTTGACAGACATAGTGGCAGCGATAGATC TTCTGTTTCACATTCACATTTCAGCGGCCTAAAGCACGAGGACAAGCGAGGTGGCAGTGGATCACACAACTGGGGAACCGTCAAAGACGAACTCAC TGAATTGGATCAGTCTGCTGTAACTGAGGAAACGCCAGAGGGAGAGGAACATCCGCCTGCTGATTCTGAAAACAA GGAAAATGAGGTTGAAGAAGTTAAGGAGGAAGGTCCTAAGGAAATGACCCTGGACGAATGGAAAGCTATTCAAAGTAAGGATCGTGCAAAGGTTGAGTTCAACATCCGTAAACCAAATGAGGGTGCTGATGGGCAATGGAAAAAAGGATTTGTTCTTCACAAGTCAAAGAGCGAGGAG ACAAAGGCGATGACAGAAATGCAGGGGAGTCTGCTGGAGTCAAATGAG GCTCACGCTGAGGACTCTGTAATGGATCATCACTTCCGTAAGCCCGCCAACGACATCACATCCCAGCTGGAGATCAACTTTGGAGACCTCGGCCGCCCCGGACGCGGTGGCCGAGGGGGCCGGGGTGGCCGAGGGCGTGGTGGCAGGGCCAGCCGTGGGGGCAGGACTGACAAG TTGGTTAAGGAGTTTGACGTGATCCACACGCCCAACCAG tcaAGTGCTTCTGCTCCTGATGTAGATGACCCAGAGGCTTTCCCAGCTCTGTCCTAA
- the SERBP1 gene encoding plasminogen activator inhibitor 1 RNA-binding protein isoform X3 gives MCPAPEEKRVSSRPAILCGSEQGAGGPGSIGAGSRRRGPIMPGHLQEGFGCVVTNRFDQLFDDESDPFEVLRAAESRRKESGGGGGAQGGGGARGGPAGAQSNSSGGAGGGGPGQAGSGGGAGSAAKQLRRESQKERKNPLPPFAASAGGERREEGGGQPGAPLRKEGIRRIGRRPDQQQQQQGEGKPIDRRPERRPPRERRFDKPADEKGEGGEFSVDKPILDRPMRGRGGLGRGRGRGRGMGRGDGFDSRGKREFDRHSGSDRSSVSHSHFSGLKHEDKRGGSGSHNWGTVKDELTELDQSAVTEETPEGEEHPPADSENKENEVEEVKEEGPKEMTLDEWKAIQSKDRAKVEFNIRKPNEGADGQWKKGFVLHKSKSEEAHAEDSVMDHHFRKPANDITSQLEINFGDLGRPGRGGRGGRGGRGRGGRASRGGRTDKLVKEFDVIHTPNQSSASAPDVDDPEAFPALS, from the exons ATGTGCCCGGCGCCGGAAGAGAAGCGGGTCTCTTCGCGGCCGGCCATCTTGTGCGGCAGCGAGCAGGGCGCGGGGGGGCCCGGCAGCATCGGAGCAGGATCCCGCCGACGGGGGCCCATCATGCCCGGACACCTGCAGGAGGGCTTCGGCTGCGTCGTCACCAACCGCTTCGACCAGCTTTTTGATGACGAGTCCGACCCCTTCGAGGTGCTGCGGGCGGCCGAGAGTCGGCGGAAAgagagcggcggcggcggcggggcccaggggggcggcggggcccgaGGAGGCCCGGCGGGAGCGCAGAGCAACTCCTCGGGCGGCGCCGGAGGAGGAGGCCCGGGCCAGGCGGGCTCGGGCGGCGGAGCGGGCAGCGCGGCCAAGCAGCTGCGCAGGGAGTCCCAGAAGGAACGCAAGAACCCGCTGCCGCCCTTCGCCGCCTCCGCCGGGGGAGAGCGCCGGGAGGAGGGCGGCGGGCAGCCCGGAGCGCCGCTGCGGAAGGAGG GGATAAGGCGCATTGGCAGGAGGCCtgatcagcagcagcagcagcagggtgaaGGCAAGCCCATTGACAGGAGACCCGAGAGACGACCTCCTCGTGAGCGCCGATTTGATAAACCCGCCGATGAGAAGGGCGAAGGAGGAGAATTCTCTGTCGATAA ACCCATCCTGGACCGACCGATGCGTGGACGTGGTGGACTTGGAAGAGGACGTGGCCGTGGCCGTGGGATGGGCAGAGGAGATGGGTTTGACTCTCGTGGCAAACGTGAATTTGACAGACATAGTGGCAGCGATAGATC TTCTGTTTCACATTCACATTTCAGCGGCCTAAAGCACGAGGACAAGCGAGGTGGCAGTGGATCACACAACTGGGGAACCGTCAAAGACGAACTCAC TGAATTGGATCAGTCTGCTGTAACTGAGGAAACGCCAGAGGGAGAGGAACATCCGCCTGCTGATTCTGAAAACAA GGAAAATGAGGTTGAAGAAGTTAAGGAGGAAGGTCCTAAGGAAATGACCCTGGACGAATGGAAAGCTATTCAAAGTAAGGATCGTGCAAAGGTTGAGTTCAACATCCGTAAACCAAATGAGGGTGCTGATGGGCAATGGAAAAAAGGATTTGTTCTTCACAAGTCAAAGAGCGAGGAG GCTCACGCTGAGGACTCTGTAATGGATCATCACTTCCGTAAGCCCGCCAACGACATCACATCCCAGCTGGAGATCAACTTTGGAGACCTCGGCCGCCCCGGACGCGGTGGCCGAGGGGGCCGGGGTGGCCGAGGGCGTGGTGGCAGGGCCAGCCGTGGGGGCAGGACTGACAAG TTGGTTAAGGAGTTTGACGTGATCCACACGCCCAACCAG tcaAGTGCTTCTGCTCCTGATGTAGATGACCCAGAGGCTTTCCCAGCTCTGTCCTAA
- the SERBP1 gene encoding plasminogen activator inhibitor 1 RNA-binding protein isoform X4, with translation MCPAPEEKRVSSRPAILCGSEQGAGGPGSIGAGSRRRGPIMPGHLQEGFGCVVTNRFDQLFDDESDPFEVLRAAESRRKESGGGGGAQGGGGARGGPAGAQSNSSGGAGGGGPGQAGSGGGAGSAAKQLRRESQKERKNPLPPFAASAGGERREEGGGQPGAPLRKEGIRRIGRRPDQQQQQQGEGKPIDRRPERRPPRERRFDKPADEKGEGGEFSVDKPILDRPMRGRGGLGRGRGRGRGMGRGDGFDSRGKREFDRHSGSDRSGLKHEDKRGGSGSHNWGTVKDELTELDQSAVTEETPEGEEHPPADSENKENEVEEVKEEGPKEMTLDEWKAIQSKDRAKVEFNIRKPNEGADGQWKKGFVLHKSKSEEAHAEDSVMDHHFRKPANDITSQLEINFGDLGRPGRGGRGGRGGRGRGGRASRGGRTDKLVKEFDVIHTPNQSSASAPDVDDPEAFPALS, from the exons ATGTGCCCGGCGCCGGAAGAGAAGCGGGTCTCTTCGCGGCCGGCCATCTTGTGCGGCAGCGAGCAGGGCGCGGGGGGGCCCGGCAGCATCGGAGCAGGATCCCGCCGACGGGGGCCCATCATGCCCGGACACCTGCAGGAGGGCTTCGGCTGCGTCGTCACCAACCGCTTCGACCAGCTTTTTGATGACGAGTCCGACCCCTTCGAGGTGCTGCGGGCGGCCGAGAGTCGGCGGAAAgagagcggcggcggcggcggggcccaggggggcggcggggcccgaGGAGGCCCGGCGGGAGCGCAGAGCAACTCCTCGGGCGGCGCCGGAGGAGGAGGCCCGGGCCAGGCGGGCTCGGGCGGCGGAGCGGGCAGCGCGGCCAAGCAGCTGCGCAGGGAGTCCCAGAAGGAACGCAAGAACCCGCTGCCGCCCTTCGCCGCCTCCGCCGGGGGAGAGCGCCGGGAGGAGGGCGGCGGGCAGCCCGGAGCGCCGCTGCGGAAGGAGG GGATAAGGCGCATTGGCAGGAGGCCtgatcagcagcagcagcagcagggtgaaGGCAAGCCCATTGACAGGAGACCCGAGAGACGACCTCCTCGTGAGCGCCGATTTGATAAACCCGCCGATGAGAAGGGCGAAGGAGGAGAATTCTCTGTCGATAA ACCCATCCTGGACCGACCGATGCGTGGACGTGGTGGACTTGGAAGAGGACGTGGCCGTGGCCGTGGGATGGGCAGAGGAGATGGGTTTGACTCTCGTGGCAAACGTGAATTTGACAGACATAGTGGCAGCGATAGATC CGGCCTAAAGCACGAGGACAAGCGAGGTGGCAGTGGATCACACAACTGGGGAACCGTCAAAGACGAACTCAC TGAATTGGATCAGTCTGCTGTAACTGAGGAAACGCCAGAGGGAGAGGAACATCCGCCTGCTGATTCTGAAAACAA GGAAAATGAGGTTGAAGAAGTTAAGGAGGAAGGTCCTAAGGAAATGACCCTGGACGAATGGAAAGCTATTCAAAGTAAGGATCGTGCAAAGGTTGAGTTCAACATCCGTAAACCAAATGAGGGTGCTGATGGGCAATGGAAAAAAGGATTTGTTCTTCACAAGTCAAAGAGCGAGGAG GCTCACGCTGAGGACTCTGTAATGGATCATCACTTCCGTAAGCCCGCCAACGACATCACATCCCAGCTGGAGATCAACTTTGGAGACCTCGGCCGCCCCGGACGCGGTGGCCGAGGGGGCCGGGGTGGCCGAGGGCGTGGTGGCAGGGCCAGCCGTGGGGGCAGGACTGACAAG TTGGTTAAGGAGTTTGACGTGATCCACACGCCCAACCAG tcaAGTGCTTCTGCTCCTGATGTAGATGACCCAGAGGCTTTCCCAGCTCTGTCCTAA
- the GADD45A gene encoding growth arrest and DNA damage-inducible protein GADD45 alpha, with the protein MTLEELPGDQRTAGRMEQAGDALEEVLSKALSQRSLTLGVYEAAKLLNVDPDNVVLCLLAADEEEEGDAALQIHFTLIQAFCCENDINILRVSNPARLAQLLLPDGGPEPPTDLHCVLVTNPHASQWKDPALSQLMCFCRESRYMDQWVPVINLPER; encoded by the exons ATGACTCTGGAGGAGCTGCCTGGCGACCAGCGCACCGCCGGCAG GATGGAGCAGGCGGGGGACGCGCTGGAGGAGGTGCTGAGCAAGGCGCTGAGCCAGCGGAGCCTCACCCTGGGTGTCTACGAGGCGGCCAAGCTGCTCAACGT cgACCCTGACAACGTGGTGCTGTGCCTTCTGGCCGCCGAcgaggaagaagaaggagacGCGGCGCTGCAAATCCACTTCACCTTAATCCAAGCTTTCTGCTGCGAGAACGACATCAACATCCTGAGGGTCAGCAACCCGGCTCGCTTGGCCCAGTTGTTGCTGCCCGACGGCGGTCCTGAACCACCCACTGATCTCCATTGCGTCTTGGTCACG AATCCCCACGCCTCCCAATGGAAGGATCCAGCGCTGAGTCAGCTGATGTGTTTCTGCCGGGAGAGTCGCTACATGGATCAGTGGGTGCCGGTGATCAACCTCCCCGAGCGGTGA